In Sphaerisporangium krabiense, the DNA window ACCGTGGACGCGCCGGAGATCGCCGCGCTGCGGCGGGCCGCCGCGGACACCGGACGCGCGGTCGTCCTCGGCGGATTCAAGCGCCGGCACTCCGGCGGCGTGCACAACACCGCGCTGGTCATCGACGGGCGCGGCGAGATCGCCGGCGGCTACGACAAGATCCACCTGTTCGACGCCGTGGTCGACGGGCGGTCGTTCGAGGCGTCGGGGGTCGAGCTGGCGGGGGACCGGCCCGTGCTGCTGACGGTGGCCGGGGTCACCGTCGGGCTCACCATCTGCTACGACGTGCGCTTCCCCGAGCTGTACCGCGCCCTGGCGCTGGCGGGGGCCGAGGTGTTCCTCGTCCCCGCGGCGTTCACCCAGCGCACCGGCGAGGCGCACTGGGAGCTGCTGCTGCGCGCCCGCGCCGTGGAGAACGCGGCCTACGTGGTCGCCTCGGCGACGGTGCGCGGCGCCGAAGGCGGCGACGCGTTCCCCACCTACGGGCACGCCCTGGCCGCCGGGCCGTGGGGCGAGGTGCTCGCCGACCTCGGCGAGGCCCCGGCCGCCTGCCGGGTGGTCGAGCTCGACCTCGCCGAGGTCGCCCGCCGCAGGGAATCGCTTCCCGTGCTGCGCGGGGTGCGGCCCGGCGCGTACCGTGTCCCGGCAGAGATCATCGACGTCGACGGAGGAGGCCGCGGATGAGCGATGCGAACGATGGGATCGTCCGGGTCGGGGAGAGTTTCGGCATCGGCAACGAGTTCACCGGAGTCCGGGTCCGCAAGGTCTGGACCCGGCAGGGCGAGCGGCTGGAGCTGAGCGTGCCGAGGCGCGGGTACCGCATCCTGCTGGACGCCATGCAACTGGAGATCGTCGCCGCCCAG includes these proteins:
- a CDS encoding nitrilase-related carbon-nitrogen hydrolase encodes the protein MPSAAPGPRLRVGLTQWHATRDLAANTARAVEMIHACEGADLVLLPENGLMLGTNAEMRAAALTVDAPEIAALRRAAADTGRAVVLGGFKRRHSGGVHNTALVIDGRGEIAGGYDKIHLFDAVVDGRSFEASGVELAGDRPVLLTVAGVTVGLTICYDVRFPELYRALALAGAEVFLVPAAFTQRTGEAHWELLLRARAVENAAYVVASATVRGAEGGDAFPTYGHALAAGPWGEVLADLGEAPAACRVVELDLAEVARRRESLPVLRGVRPGAYRVPAEIIDVDGGGRG